The window GCAAACACTTTTTAAGTGCGTCAGGATATGTATGTGCTTATTTGCTCTCGTGGTCAGCTTAACAAGGAATTTTACCTATTTAATTCACTGACCTTGCTTCAAATTCGTTACCAAAACAGAATGATTGGTACATCTACATTTCAGAGCATATCAAAGGATTTGTGAACGAAACCTTGTCGTTTAAGATACATAGACAGTTGTACATGTACTGAGGACGGATCAGTGTAAGGAGTGATATGTCTTTAATGTAGCAAACCATCTTTATTATTCTTGTCCTGTTGAATGACAACAGCTAGCTAACTATGCAGTTCGTTTTTTTATAACACAATACCGCGCTAACAACTGCTGCAATCTCAAGGTCGAAAGCCTATTGTCATTACTgacgtttgctagctagccaggTAGTGAATGCACTGTTAATGGTGACCATGTCAGTTTTATTAGTTAGCCAGCTGTACTGTAGTTGTATCTAACTTGTGCGAATGTTCCGTAGCCTTGCAGGCAGGGAAATGGCAGCTCTGCGACGTGCCAGTACTTGTAGAAATTACAAGACCATAATATGGACCGTGTCAGGACGCAGCAACTGTCAATTTGTCAACAAGCGTCCAAACAACTTTGGCGCCAAACTGCAGCAATGGACATGTATGAACTGTAAAATATTATCATGCTCACTTCGTCCATTTGTGACTCAACCACATAATGGCCTCAACCCAGGGCTCATTCAGGTTAGTTGCCTGTCTTTGTTTCCAGCATGACAATAGCTAACTGTTATTTATATCACAATGGTCATGCCACTCCTCTGTTATGTACTTAGCTACTGTAACTGTGAGCAACAGGAAAAGGTCCTTGCCTAATATTATGTTACCACTTCTTTCTCCAGCAACTGCTACACAGACCCATGAGTCCCAGATTGACTGCAATAAGTAAGCTACTGATCAAGAACAGCTTGTTCAAAAACCCTGTTGGCCTGTGGAATATTTTAGGTAAGCAGCCACCCCACCCACTAATTTGAAGATGATCTAATATCTCCCAGTCTGACACTGACTCGTAACCTATCATTGCAGGTTCCACAAATCATTTCAGCACATCTCAGTCTAAACAACAAGATCAAAAGAACAGTGATGGACCCAAGGGAAAAACTCCAGAGGAAGATGAAGGTCAGTAAGAAACCTCAACACAGCATTGCATTCAGGCTACAGTCCTTTATACTAGCTATCTTGTGCCATGATGACACAGGTGAGATGTTAGTTGCCCCTCTTAATTCCCCGTTGTCTTTCAGAGGAGAAGAAGCGGCGGGAGCAAGAGGATCAGATGTACAGGGAACGTCTGCGCACTCTCTTCATCATCGCCCTGGTCATGAGCCTCCTCAACTCCATCAATACCAGCGGGGGAAACATCTCCTGGAATGACTTTGTCAATGAGATGCTGGCCAAGGGTGAGGTATCTCGTGTGCAGGTGGTCCCGGAGAGTGACATCGTTGAAATCTACCTCCACCCTGGAGCAGTCATCTTCGGAAGGCCTGTACGTTCCTCTTCCTCATTTTAGAATCTGGACACtgatgtacagtatactacaaagcagaatCAAGGGGTTAGCCAGTTAACTTGCCTAAatattcagatatttttttagaaaGATGAGCTTGGTCTAATTGATTCAACAAATGACAACGCATATCTAAATGTGTCTTTTTAAGGAACCAGAAAATCAAAAGTGATTTCTGGTTGCTTATCAATGTTGGCTGGCTGACTCATTGATCCtactttgtagtatacccctcagctTTTAGAATGTTGGTTACATTCCATCCCCACTTTAATGTTGTGATGGCCATGTCATCTATTTATAAGCACAGGAATCTAGATGATGTTCAGTGAAATATGCCCCCCTTCACACGCTTCCTCCGTCCGTCTGTGTGCAGAGGCTGGCTCTGATGTACCGTATGCAGGTGGCCAACATTGACAAATTTGAGGAGAAGCTCAGAGCTGCAGAAGAGGAGCTGAACATTGACGCCAAGGACAGGATACCAGTCTCCTACAAGCGCACTGGCTTCTTTGGAAAGTGAGTACCTGACTCTCAACCAACATATGTATCTGTGATGTGATCATGCAAGAATGAATATTACATGGGTGCCATGGTTAGGTAATATGTTTATATCTTAACATGTAATATGTTTTTCCATGGCATTGGTACAATACTGCttttgtctctgtttctgtcataGTGCACTTTATGCCCTTGGAATGGCTGCCATTGGGGTGGCAATCCTGTGGTATATTTTCCGACTGGCTGGCATGGGTGGAAAAGAGGGCGGCTTCAGTGCATTTGTAAGTAGGTCTGTTGGACTGTTTTTCCTTTACTAGTGGTCTTAgccattttgttgtgtttcacATGCTCGTCTGTGATGTGCTCAACAGAACCAGCTGAAAATGGCCAAGTTCACTATTGTGAATGGCAAGTCTGGGAAGGGTGTGAGTTTCAAAGATGTGGCGGGCATGCACGAGGCAAAGATGGAGGTGAAGGAGTTTGTTGACTATTTGAAGGTAAGAGGGCAAATGTAAAGAGGTGATTTGTGTGATGGTTATTAGCCATGTCAACAAGTACATCAGTGTCTTGCTGACCCATGATTTCTCTTGGCAGTGCCCAGACAGGTACCTCAACCTGGGGGCCAAAGTCCCTAAGGGCTCCCTGCTGCTGGGGCCCCCAGGCTGTGGAAAGACTCTGCTGGCCAAGGCTGTGGCCACAGAGGCACAGGTACCCTTCCTGGCCATGGCAGGCTCTGAGTTTGTGGAAGTCATTGGGGGTAAGATTTGCACTTTTTCTAATCAGAAGTCATATCAGTTAAGTTGTCCAAAGAAGACTGCAAGGTGGACAGCAAGTCAAAGCAATAATAAAGTATCTTATGTCTGTAAGTGCAGGTCTTGGTGCTGCCAGGGTGAGGAGTCTGTTCAAAGAGGCACGTGCCCGAGCCCCCTGCATCGTCTACATAGATGAGATTGATGCTGTGGGAAAGAAGCGCTCCAATAACATGTCTGGCTTCTCGAACACAGAGGAAGAGCAGACCCTCAATCAACTGCTGGTGGAGATGGACGGTGAGGAGGGGGTTTGTTCTGAGTTAACCGAGATTAGGGATATACAAATAATAGTTTTCTGTTTCTTCGTCACGGTTATCAATCTCTTTATCATAACTGACGTGAAGGTTTAAGTATCTTTTTGGGGGAACATAATATACGTATCTCGCGTATTGTTTTGGCTATTCAACAACCATTGTTTGCACTTATATACTGTTTATTACCGTTCTCCCAATAGGAATGGGCACTACTGACCATGTGATAGTCCTGGCCTCCACAAACCGGGCGGATATTTTGGACAATGCGCTCATGAGACCAGGGAGACTGGACAGGCACATATTTATCGACTTCCCCACTCTGCAGGTACAGTGCCCGGTCCTCTGACAGTATCTATGTCGAGAAGATCTCCAACGTATTAAGTGTGCATGAGCTGTTTCCTtctccttgtgcatttcaggagAGGAAGGAGATCTACGAGCAGCACCTGAAGATACTCAAgctcacccacccagccagcagcTATTCCCTGCGTCTGGCAGAGCTCACCCCAGGGTTCAGTGGTATGTACACACATGGCTGAAGTTACTCAGTGGGTCTCTCCCACACTCACAAATACAGACTATTATAatctgggtggttcgagccctgaatgctgatttggctgacagccatggtatatcagactgtataccacaggtatgacaaaacctttacgttggtaaccaatttgtaacagcaataaggcaccttgggggtttgtgatatatggccaatattccacggctaagggctgtgttaacagcccttagccgtggtatattggccatataccacacctcctcgggccttattgcttaaatagcaCCCCTCTAAAACAACTGTATATTCACCTTCTTGTATGCCGTCACTGAACATAGGCTCACAGTTTTCAGAATACACTGATTTACTAACGGGATTGTGTATTACTCTCTCAGGGGCAGACATTGCCAATATCTGTAACGAAGCAGCCCTGCACGCTGCCAGGGAAGGCTACAAGTCCATCGACACCTTCAACTTTGAGTACGCTGTGGAGAGAGTCCTAGCCGGTACGAGGTCATTACGATGTCTATGAATGTCTGCCATCGTGGAACTCACTCGCCAAATTTCTTGTGGTAGAGATTGATTTCTGGTCCCTTATTGACTTTCTCCGGTTGTGTACAGGAAGTGTGAAGAAAAGTAAGATCCTGTCCAAAGAGGAGCAGAGGATTGTAGCGTTCCACGAGTCTGGCCATGCCCTGGTTGGATGGCTGTTAGAGCACACAGAGGCACTCATGAAGGTGACACCACCTCCATAGCTGTCAATCCACTAATGTCAGTGTCTTTTATCAATGCGATATTGTTGAATACTATGGAGAAATGAACAGGACCAAAAACATAGTAGAATGCCATATATTGTACAATATTGATATATTCGCTGGTTGTCTTGTTTGCCAGGTGTCCATTGCCCCCAGGACCAACGCTGCCCTCGGCTTTGCCCAGATCCTGCCCAGAGACCAGTACCTGTTCTCCAAAGAACAGCTGTTTGAGAGGATGTGTATGGCTCTAGGAGGAAGAGCCTCTGAGGCCATCACCTTCAACAAGGTCACCACAGGTATGCTGTCTGACCATTcatcacaacatacacacacctaTAGCATTCAGTGTGTGAGACGTTTGTCTCTGCGCTAGGTGCCCAGGATGACCTGCGGAAGGTGACTCGTGTGGCCTACTCCATGGTGAAGCAGTATGGCATGTCCTCCAGTGTGGGTCAGGTGTCCTTCCCTGAGACAGAGGAGCAGGGGGCTGTTGGACGCAGGCCCTTCAGCCAGGGCCTCCAGCAGCAGATGGACCACGTAAGTCTGCACCCGTGAAACAGTACGAGTAGAAGATTCCCCTGTTGTAACTTTACCTGTAGTTCTGTTCATTGGAGATAACCTTGTGAAGGATGGCTTGTATTTTGGATCTTGCAGGAGGCTAAACTGTTGATAGCACGTGCCTACAGACAGACCGAGAAACTGCTTCTGGATAACCGAGACAAGCTGATAATGGTAAGACCCTCATTCCACATTTGTTAGCCATATTTTTGTGTGACGTGGTGTCTACATAGCTACCATCTTTAAACACGCCATCATGCATTGTATTCCATTGTCAAACATAACTTTGCGTTCACAGTTGGCTAACCGGCTTTTTCTGTGTGTATTTTCAGTTGGCCAATGCTCTTCTGGAGCGGGAAGTGGTGAACTATGAGGACATCGAGGCTCTGCTGGGACCCCCTCCCCACGGGCCCAAGAAGATGATTGCCCCTCAAAGCTGGATCGAAGCGGAGAAGGACAAGCAGGACACAGGGGAGGATGATGAGCCACGCCCACCTCCTCGTAGGAAGGACCATAATGATGAACATCTGAACCTGAGGCCTGTATGACCCGGTCAGTCTCAACACTCCTCTGCAGGAATCTGTACACGCACTCCTCCAGCAATATAATGTAGGAGGACGAGAGCACCTCTCTGTGGGGCTGCGAGTTTCCAGTACACAAATCACTATAAACAGTTAAGTGCCACCTCACCTGCTTTTCCTGGTGGATATCAGTTCAGTTTGTTGATCAATGTCCATTCACTACAGTGAGGTGTAACTAGATGAGGTGTATCTGTTAGTGGTGAGGAACAGTGAAGTCATAGACCTTTTAGGACCAAGGTTCCTCTTTCACTTCCTTAGAGGGAACATTTGGtgggccttttttatattttcagaGTATTTCAACAATACTCTGGGTAAGTGGCACTGAAAATGATGCTTCTGTTTGAAGCATGGTCTGGGTCAGTCTTAGCATGGCATAAATGGTGTACCAATAAAGGTTGTTCATTGCTGCAGTGGATATGCAGTTCATTGTATTATGGGCAGAATCCTACCTTGAGTTGTAAAATGGTGATTTGCTCAAATCCCTGTGATGCTCAGGGGTGTTTAAATAAAGCTTTATTTCAACTGTCCTTGGAGTTGCCAGCGCCATCTTGTGTTCTGTTTTCCAAACTTCAATATGACTTCAAGAAAATGTCCTCGATTTAGAGTATTTATATAGTAATATGAGAACTGCtttgaaaaaaatgtatgtattatGAAAATAATTTATACATGtcaatcaagaaaacaaaaatgtcACATCCAAACCATTGGTTCTCACAGGAGTTTGAGTATTGCATTATGTTGGAAGGAAAACTGTCCACCAAGCCATATCTCCTCAAATGTAATGGCATTGGTTATTGGCTTCAAATGTTATAATTGTAGGTGTCAAACTGAAATGGTAGGAGAATTAACAAATTATCAAGCAAGTGTATAGACCTCACAAGTGGATTTTGTTTTAGGAGTTGAGGATTAATGTAATATTGTTAGGGGAACACTAAATTAAAGAAATGGAAAATATATGTACAAAATATTTATAAAAAAGGAAAACCTAACACTAACAGCATTTAGAAAatcaaaatgttttcaaatggtAGTGGTCACATACAGTATTTAAAAGTTAATACCAGACATGGGTACAATCCCACAGATGTTCTGTTTCCCTTATAGCATGCTTAGCCCTTTTTGCTTTCACCTTACAAGTACATGGTCAACCTTTCTCTACATTCCTCCCACATAAAAAGCTTTCtacaaaacacaaacaaaaaaTGATTAGAGAAACCTCAAGACAACACACCTGACTGGTAAGGCCACTGTGGTTTTAAGTGGCTCTATggacggactgactgactggaggactACAGTGCATATTTCTCTTCTGTCATTGGTATGCTCTACCATGtgtttccttccctcccttcgcCATTCACACGCATACCACTCAGCACAAGGTGAACCATTCAtatgctgcagaatgctgtgtggctGTCTCATCAAGCCGGTCAGAATCTCGCTGAACTGTGAAGAGAATATCATTGTCCATGATAGTCCTGAAAAGGACAACGGTGACCTTTACAGTTGCAAAGAGGGATTGGAGGAGGACAATATGTAGTGTCAAAAGAGCCTAAAGAATTGAGCTCATGCACTGCCGGAGACAATTGGGAACATGAAGGAATAGGAACACAGATCTACTCTAAACTTCTGCCAATCAGTCAAAATCCTACCCTGTCCTACACTGAGAGGATGATATCAGGTTCTAGCTTCAAGAAGAAGAGGGAGGATGTATGATGAAGAATAGGGAGTTGGGTGGAGTTTAGGAGAAAATAGATGGCATCTAAGGATAAAGTTACGGTAAATGTACTGGTCGCTAAATAACCAGGCAGTCTCCTTAGCGTGGGTCGTACATGTTGGCCAGTTTCTTAAAGCGTGGTCCCCAGTCGTTGAGGTAGTCATAGTCCTGGTCGCCGTCTGAGCTGGCTGAGGCAATGGAGCTCAGGCTGCCTGCCAGGGAGCCATCACCCTCGTAGTCATAGATCAGAGCTGTGTCGTAGGGTGGGACGTTGGGGTCATGGTCTGCTGCTTCCAGGCCCTGTGGAGACACAAATAGGCAAATACATTATTTTCTCTCTGAGGATATGGACCGTTCTTATTTCAACTGACTAAAACAATAGGCCAGGGCCATGATGGAAACCTTTCTCACATCATTGATGAAGTCCTCAATGTCAGTGGGGTCCGCTGGGGGTTTCCGTGGATACGAGGGGGAGGGCAGGTTGTCTGGGTAGTCTTTCCTGAGTGGCTGCTTTCCCCTGGGGATGCCAGAGACGGGAGGGTAGAAGGATATTGGGAGTGGTCCCACATCCGTTGGGTTCCTCAGTAGATCAATGTTGAAGGCATTCTAGTTAGAGTAAAGGATGAGGAATATGAAGTGTCTATAGGACAAGAGAGGCGATATTGTCAACAGATCACTTGGTTCTGCCGGCTGTAACGTGTTATGTCtgacctcatcctcctctccaccaccctgCTCGTCATAGTTCAGGACGTTGTCACGGATGTCTTCGTCTGAATTCCCCACCAGCAGCCCCTCTCCTTTCTTCATATGATGCCGTCTGCAGTTACCCACGGCTACAGCCAGCAGTAGCAACACTGAGAACACAGAGACCCATCTCACTGCACAGAAACATTTGGGAaaatgtgtgtgttcatgtagcTATGTGCTTTGTTCAGGTGTTGTGAGGGTTTACATGAGGTATAGCTTACATAGCAGGAGTGCGATGCTGGCCATGATGACCAGTAAGGCGATGAAGCTGACACCAACTCGTGTTCCGAATATGGCAGCAGCTTCGGTCTTACATTCACCGTCTTTCCCACACGGACACATAGTCACATTGACCTGAGCATATGCACTGAGACTTGGGGTGCCAGAGTCAGTCACCAACACAGTGACAGCATATTCCCCTGTCTCCAGCTCTACCAGGGGTCGCAGCACTGCATGAgtctctggagagagagagagagtgacacaaACACAGATAGAGGGAGTTGGAATGAGAAGACATAACATGTCTTGGACGATAGGAGTATCTAATTCTGTCCTTACCATTGACCTGTATGATGGTCCAGTTGGCAGACACATTAATGTCTTGCAGGTGGAAGGTGAAGGGTTCAGCGTGAGGGGGCAGGTCCTCATCCACAGCAGTCAGGAACAGACCAGATGTCTTCCGGCCTGACTCGCTGCACACCGTCCCCATCAGGGGGAACAGCTGAGGGAGGAAGTCATTGGTCTCCCACAACGTGATCACCAGAGACGCTGTGGTCGAGATTCCACCAGCGTCTAGGAGGAAATGGCATCATTATTTACTGTCACTTCCTGCTTGACCTGATGTCTCAAGTTATGTGAGGTGAAGCAGTGACTAACTCGGGATACTCACCTGTGTCTGTGACTCTGATGACTGCATTGTAAATGTTGTTCTTGACGTGAGGGGAGCGGACATTGAACGGTTTCCTGGCTGTGATTTTCCCAGTCTCGTGATTGATTATAAGCCATCCCTCAGGATCTCTGAGTATGTCATACCTGATTGAAATGACAGCAATGTTTTCATTTCCTTATAGATACAGATAGTATATAAACTTATATTCTTATATATTCAGTGTAAACACAAATTAAAGAGTTCTCCAGTGCACCAATCTTACTTGAGTTTTGCATTATCAGGATCGTAGGCAATGTTACTGGCCAGCACAGTGCCAGGGACCACAGACTCAGGAACCAAGATCTCTATGGGGTCTTTAATAAAGCGTGGGGCCTCGTTCTCATTCACCACGGTCACCACCACTGTGGCACTGCTTACAGGGTTCTTGGGGGCCTTGATGCTGAGAGGGTTCACATTCTCCACTGTCAGAGTCAGAGTATACACCTCTTGGGACTCGTAGTCCAGAGcctgcaataaaaaaaaaaggcAGAGGTTTTGAAAGACAACTTGGATAGTTAGTCACCACTAGATGGGGTAACAGTGTCATGTATCAAGGCCTGGCTCTGACCACTGTGTGTGAACACATGCTCTATACTCTATATAGGCTCTATATAAACTGGATGAACTGATTGTCATGTTTGTCATTCTAACATGGAGCCAGAATGTCCCCCACACATTCCCTCCCGTCCTCCTGCCGGATGGAGAATAACTTACCTTCACCACTGACAGAATACCCTCGTTGGTCACAGGGTCTGTGCGAATGGCAAAGTTCCTAGAGGGGTTGCCCTTGGCGATGGTGTATTTTGTCTCCCAGTTTCCTGTCCCTGGCTCATCATTGTCTGTGGCGTTGACCCAGCCAATCACGAAGTCTACTTTGTTCTCCACAGCCGACATAGTGTACTGTATTCAGGAAACAGAGACACAAAGCAGTTGTGTTCAGTTTATATAAACACATGTGAATGTGCATGTCTATATTTTGAAGCTGGTCTGAATGATGTGTCCATATCGTTTATATCATCTGATAAAAGTCAATTGATGGAAGGGAGCTAACAGTTAATGAGAGATTAAACGGGGAAACTCACCATGTCTGGGGAGAATCGTGGGGGATTGTTGTTGATGTCAGTCACATGTATGACTGCATTGGCAAGACTGGTTAACCCCATGCCTGACATGTCAGCAACCTGCAGTTTCAACCTAAAACCTTTAACCACCTGTAAGGAATGCACAGATGTTCACAGTCATGTATGGCACATACAGCATATTATTTTACATGAATTCGTTTTTCCTTTCAAATATCTT is drawn from Salvelinus fontinalis isolate EN_2023a chromosome 4, ASM2944872v1, whole genome shotgun sequence and contains these coding sequences:
- the spg7 gene encoding paraplegin isoform X1 codes for the protein MDCTEAFQIHFLAGREMAALRRASTCRNYKTIIWTVSGRSNCQFVNKRPNNFGAKLQQWTCMNCKILSCSLRPFVTQPHNGLNPGLIQQLLHRPMSPRLTAISKLLIKNSLFKNPVGLWNILGSTNHFSTSQSKQQDQKNSDGPKGKTPEEDEEEKKRREQEDQMYRERLRTLFIIALVMSLLNSINTSGGNISWNDFVNEMLAKGEVSRVQVVPESDIVEIYLHPGAVIFGRPRLALMYRMQVANIDKFEEKLRAAEEELNIDAKDRIPVSYKRTGFFGNALYALGMAAIGVAILWYIFRLAGMGGKEGGFSAFNQLKMAKFTIVNGKSGKGVSFKDVAGMHEAKMEVKEFVDYLKCPDRYLNLGAKVPKGSLLLGPPGCGKTLLAKAVATEAQVPFLAMAGSEFVEVIGGLGAARVRSLFKEARARAPCIVYIDEIDAVGKKRSNNMSGFSNTEEEQTLNQLLVEMDGMGTTDHVIVLASTNRADILDNALMRPGRLDRHIFIDFPTLQERKEIYEQHLKILKLTHPASSYSLRLAELTPGFSGADIANICNEAALHAAREGYKSIDTFNFEYAVERVLAGSVKKSKILSKEEQRIVAFHESGHALVGWLLEHTEALMKVSIAPRTNAALGFAQILPRDQYLFSKEQLFERMCMALGGRASEAITFNKVTTGAQDDLRKVTRVAYSMVKQYGMSSSVGQVSFPETEEQGAVGRRPFSQGLQQQMDHEAKLLIARAYRQTEKLLLDNRDKLIMLANALLEREVVNYEDIEALLGPPPHGPKKMIAPQSWIEAEKDKQDTGEDDEPRPPPRRKDHNDEHLNLRPV
- the spg7 gene encoding paraplegin isoform X2, with translation MAALRRASTCRNYKTIIWTVSGRSNCQFVNKRPNNFGAKLQQWTCMNCKILSCSLRPFVTQPHNGLNPGLIQQLLHRPMSPRLTAISKLLIKNSLFKNPVGLWNILGSTNHFSTSQSKQQDQKNSDGPKGKTPEEDEEEKKRREQEDQMYRERLRTLFIIALVMSLLNSINTSGGNISWNDFVNEMLAKGEVSRVQVVPESDIVEIYLHPGAVIFGRPRLALMYRMQVANIDKFEEKLRAAEEELNIDAKDRIPVSYKRTGFFGNALYALGMAAIGVAILWYIFRLAGMGGKEGGFSAFNQLKMAKFTIVNGKSGKGVSFKDVAGMHEAKMEVKEFVDYLKCPDRYLNLGAKVPKGSLLLGPPGCGKTLLAKAVATEAQVPFLAMAGSEFVEVIGGLGAARVRSLFKEARARAPCIVYIDEIDAVGKKRSNNMSGFSNTEEEQTLNQLLVEMDGMGTTDHVIVLASTNRADILDNALMRPGRLDRHIFIDFPTLQERKEIYEQHLKILKLTHPASSYSLRLAELTPGFSGADIANICNEAALHAAREGYKSIDTFNFEYAVERVLAGSVKKSKILSKEEQRIVAFHESGHALVGWLLEHTEALMKVSIAPRTNAALGFAQILPRDQYLFSKEQLFERMCMALGGRASEAITFNKVTTGAQDDLRKVTRVAYSMVKQYGMSSSVGQVSFPETEEQGAVGRRPFSQGLQQQMDHEAKLLIARAYRQTEKLLLDNRDKLIMLANALLEREVVNYEDIEALLGPPPHGPKKMIAPQSWIEAEKDKQDTGEDDEPRPPPRRKDHNDEHLNLRPV
- the cdh15 gene encoding cadherin-15, whose translation is MLAQEMASRGLAVLCVLVAGLGQVGSSGQAGREDLNPAALYPWRQRSSGGLSRVKRDWIIPPIRVLENSKQVPENLVQIKSDKIFTGEVIYKLEGPGVDQDPKNLFEIDDKTGWIRSMIPLDREEYRSFTLKAFALSPSGERLENPSTIEIVVLDQNDNRPNFSQKEFAGSVYEFSVPGTSVMSVTATDADDPTTDNAILSYSIIGQESIPPLRINKTMFGINNETGAIYTRDVGLDWEVVKGFRLKLQVADMSGMGLTSLANAVIHVTDINNNPPRFSPDMYTMSAVENKVDFVIGWVNATDNDEPGTGNWETKYTIAKGNPSRNFAIRTDPVTNEGILSVVKALDYESQEVYTLTLTVENVNPLSIKAPKNPVSSATVVVTVVNENEAPRFIKDPIEILVPESVVPGTVLASNIAYDPDNAKLKYDILRDPEGWLIINHETGKITARKPFNVRSPHVKNNIYNAVIRVTDTDAGGISTTASLVITLWETNDFLPQLFPLMGTVCSESGRKTSGLFLTAVDEDLPPHAEPFTFHLQDINVSANWTIIQVNETHAVLRPLVELETGEYAVTVLVTDSGTPSLSAYAQVNVTMCPCGKDGECKTEAAAIFGTRVGVSFIALLVIMASIALLLLLLLLAVAVGNCRRHHMKKGEGLLVGNSDEDIRDNVLNYDEQGGGEEDENAFNIDLLRNPTDVGPLPISFYPPVSGIPRGKQPLRKDYPDNLPSPSYPRKPPADPTDIEDFINDGLEAADHDPNVPPYDTALIYDYEGDGSLAGSLSSIASASSDGDQDYDYLNDWGPRFKKLANMYDPR